A genomic window from Candidatus Pelagisphaera phototrophica includes:
- a CDS encoding sialate O-acetylesterase yields the protein MKNLIIGIMGSAFSLGFPVIGETNTPVDLPKKENIHLFLLAGPSNMAGRGIIEKSDKLPHPRVLALDKDGKWRLAVAPIHFDKTVTGVGLATSFAEAIAKRYPNVTIGLVPAACGGSAISTWEPGGYHSQTKSHPWDDAIARARVAMKNGALKGILWHQGESDGKPGLAKAYEGNLQDLFQRFRTELNAPDVPIVLGQLGQFPAKPWDEYREQVNIAHIAVSKRMEGVAFVPSDGLNPNSDIVHFDTRSLRIFGKRYAEAYL from the coding sequence ATGAAAAATTTGATTATCGGGATCATGGGCTCCGCCTTTAGCCTAGGCTTTCCAGTAATAGGAGAGACGAATACGCCGGTGGATTTGCCTAAGAAGGAAAATATCCATCTGTTTCTGCTCGCGGGCCCATCCAATATGGCCGGCCGGGGCATCATAGAAAAATCCGACAAGCTGCCTCACCCGCGAGTGTTGGCGTTGGACAAGGACGGGAAGTGGAGACTGGCTGTAGCCCCTATACATTTCGACAAAACGGTAACTGGGGTAGGATTGGCGACATCGTTTGCAGAGGCAATCGCTAAGAGGTATCCGAATGTCACAATCGGATTGGTACCTGCGGCCTGTGGAGGGTCAGCCATTTCTACCTGGGAACCCGGCGGATACCATAGCCAAACGAAATCCCACCCTTGGGATGACGCGATCGCTCGAGCTCGCGTAGCGATGAAAAATGGGGCATTGAAAGGCATTCTTTGGCATCAAGGGGAATCGGATGGAAAACCAGGACTCGCGAAGGCGTACGAGGGGAATTTGCAAGACTTGTTCCAGAGGTTTCGCACAGAGCTCAACGCCCCTGACGTCCCGATTGTTCTCGGTCAACTGGGACAGTTTCCTGCGAAACCTTGGGATGAGTACAGAGAGCAGGTCAACATCGCTCACATCGCCGTCTCCAAGAGAATGGAGGGGGTTGCGTTCGTGCCGTCTGACGGTTTGAATCCCAATAGTGACATTGTTCACTTCGATACGAGATCGCTCAGAATCTTCGGGAAGCGGTACGCCGAGGCCTATTTATAA
- a CDS encoding 3-keto-disaccharide hydrolase produces MKPLSSFLLLLTFLFASCSQNGSGLKPIFNGKDLSGWTANVDACWKVKNGILHAANDPEQKGDILQTEKSYRNFIFQADFKFGSGRIDTGIFLHDTKEQIQIGESGSLKRDMTALPYIPGKGYPIQVETGTKALKLDDWNTIKVQVNGNTYTTWLNGTQVMTYDSETIIPEGPIGIQVHPKREMSVDFRNILAQELE; encoded by the coding sequence ATGAAACCTCTATCCTCATTCCTTCTTCTTCTCACATTCCTATTCGCCAGTTGCTCCCAGAATGGCTCCGGGCTCAAACCCATATTTAATGGCAAGGACTTGTCGGGCTGGACCGCAAATGTAGATGCTTGCTGGAAGGTTAAAAACGGAATTCTTCACGCTGCCAACGACCCCGAACAAAAGGGCGACATCCTACAAACTGAAAAAAGTTACCGAAACTTTATCTTTCAGGCAGACTTCAAATTCGGCTCAGGGCGAATCGATACGGGCATCTTCCTTCACGACACCAAAGAGCAAATACAGATTGGCGAGTCGGGTAGTCTAAAGCGGGACATGACTGCCCTTCCCTACATACCCGGGAAAGGCTATCCCATCCAAGTCGAAACAGGTACCAAAGCCCTAAAGCTCGACGATTGGAACACCATCAAGGTACAAGTTAACGGAAACACTTACACCACTTGGCTAAACGGAACCCAGGTCATGACTTACGATTCTGAGACCATCATTCCCGAGGGCCCTATCGGCATCCAAGTGCACCCCAAGCGCGAAATGAGTGTCGATTTCCGAAACATTCTCGCTCAGGAACTAGAGTAG
- a CDS encoding sulfatase family protein: MHSTKILFFLLILVPSALLLGANPSPHIILVMTDDQGWGQMGYMNHPVLKTPHLDAMAANGLRFERFYAGAPNCSPTRSTVMTGRTNNRNGVEDHGFPLRLQEKTLPQALQKAGYTTGHFGKWHLNGFRGPGAPILGSDPRSPGAFGFDEWLSVSNFFDRDPIMSRQGTFEEFEGDSSEIIVDEALEFIARQAMAEKPSFTVIWYGTPHSPFMASEEDNAHFPNLEDASRNHYGEMVAMDRSIGTLRKGLRDLDIANNTLLWFNSDNGGLGAIKPDTVGGLRGFKNTVFEGGLRVPCVIEWPAVIKRARVTNHPTATMDIFPTIAEIAGLPESSMLQPQDGVSVRTLFDNELGPRKKPMGFRHLRKAAFIDNDYKLVAPDLDKGVYHLFNVAKDPKEINDLYQKEASIAQRLHKQFEKWSESVQSSYEGKDYPEGRVDPDHPGRRDWTVSEEYAPYIEGWKNRPEFERYLKP, translated from the coding sequence ATGCACTCAACTAAAATCCTATTTTTTCTCTTAATTCTTGTGCCTTCCGCCTTACTCCTTGGTGCTAACCCCTCTCCCCATATCATACTCGTCATGACCGACGACCAAGGCTGGGGGCAAATGGGCTACATGAACCATCCGGTTCTTAAAACGCCTCATCTCGATGCCATGGCCGCCAATGGCCTCCGATTCGAACGATTCTACGCCGGAGCGCCCAACTGCTCCCCCACTCGTTCAACTGTAATGACCGGACGCACCAACAACCGGAACGGTGTCGAAGATCATGGCTTCCCCCTCCGGCTTCAGGAAAAGACCCTACCACAGGCCTTGCAAAAGGCGGGTTACACTACCGGACATTTTGGGAAATGGCACCTCAACGGTTTTCGCGGCCCCGGGGCGCCCATCCTGGGTTCGGATCCGCGGAGTCCTGGCGCCTTTGGTTTTGACGAATGGCTCTCCGTATCCAATTTCTTCGACCGAGATCCCATCATGAGCCGCCAAGGCACATTCGAAGAATTCGAAGGCGACTCCTCTGAAATCATCGTAGACGAAGCTCTTGAGTTCATCGCTCGACAAGCCATGGCGGAAAAACCTTCCTTTACAGTCATTTGGTATGGCACGCCCCATTCGCCTTTTATGGCCAGCGAAGAGGACAATGCTCACTTTCCCAATCTTGAGGACGCGTCCCGGAACCACTACGGTGAGATGGTCGCCATGGATCGCAGTATTGGCACCCTACGCAAAGGGCTCCGAGATCTGGACATCGCCAACAACACGCTGCTCTGGTTCAATAGTGACAATGGGGGACTGGGGGCAATCAAACCCGACACGGTTGGCGGACTGCGAGGTTTTAAAAATACGGTATTTGAAGGGGGACTGCGCGTACCTTGCGTCATCGAATGGCCCGCAGTTATCAAGCGAGCCCGTGTCACCAACCATCCTACAGCCACCATGGATATCTTTCCCACCATTGCCGAGATCGCGGGACTACCAGAATCCAGCATGCTTCAACCCCAAGACGGGGTCAGCGTCAGGACTCTATTTGATAATGAACTCGGTCCACGTAAGAAACCGATGGGGTTTCGACACCTGAGAAAAGCGGCCTTCATCGACAACGATTACAAACTTGTCGCCCCTGATTTGGACAAGGGCGTTTACCATCTATTCAACGTCGCGAAGGATCCGAAGGAAATCAACGACCTCTACCAAAAGGAAGCCTCCATCGCCCAGCGACTGCACAAGCAATTCGAGAAATGGAGCGAGTCTGTCCAATCAAGCTACGAGGGGAAAGACTATCCCGAGGGACGGGTCGACCCGGACCATCCCGGTAGACGCGACTGGACCGTTTCCGAGGAATATGCTCCATATATCGAAGGGTGGAAGAATCGACCTGAATTTGAGCGATACCTAAAACCCTGA
- a CDS encoding fibronectin type III domain-containing protein: MINSSRQEDAKRSFLYAGLFRGSKLVGDLGFAIRMVILLPMVSVVTLSAAEVTLTWNDNASNETGFRVERSTDGSSFSVLGTVAADVTAYTDETALPSSTYWYRVSAYNEFGSSGYTNVVNHTTEPEVNTVPTIVGLSNQTVDADSGISGLFPFNIYDEETAADQLLVSVMGSNGSLIPSQNITVSGSGTNRNISVVPAAGSTGSSTITVYVTDGVNTSSDSFTVTVSPVASFVVSDPPSGSTYHLGDSVTIDLSVLGGADLVSVTYFLEGIPVAVVEEAPFTRNIGLPVTGTLEFHVVAQLSDGSELSSQPVQIDVQDMVAPSGLTVSSFP, encoded by the coding sequence ATGATCAATAGCTCTAGACAAGAAGATGCGAAACGAAGTTTCCTCTATGCAGGTTTATTTAGGGGGTCCAAGTTGGTTGGGGATCTAGGATTTGCCATTCGAATGGTGATTCTTCTCCCTATGGTTTCTGTAGTGACCTTATCAGCTGCGGAGGTTACTCTTACGTGGAATGACAATGCTAGCAACGAGACGGGGTTTCGAGTAGAGCGTAGTACGGATGGGTCAAGCTTTTCGGTGCTGGGAACGGTCGCCGCGGATGTCACCGCCTATACTGATGAAACGGCACTGCCCTCCTCTACCTATTGGTACAGAGTAAGTGCATACAATGAATTTGGTAGTTCCGGTTATACAAACGTCGTTAACCATACTACCGAACCGGAAGTAAATACCGTGCCGACCATCGTTGGATTATCAAATCAGACCGTGGACGCTGACTCGGGTATATCGGGTCTGTTTCCGTTCAATATATACGATGAGGAAACCGCAGCGGATCAATTGCTGGTGAGTGTGATGGGCTCTAACGGATCTTTGATCCCGAGCCAGAACATTACTGTATCTGGAAGTGGAACGAATCGCAATATTTCCGTCGTGCCAGCTGCTGGATCGACTGGCTCATCCACTATTACAGTCTATGTGACGGATGGGGTGAATACTAGCAGCGATAGTTTTACCGTGACTGTTTCCCCAGTTGCGAGTTTTGTAGTGTCAGATCCGCCGAGCGGATCGACCTACCATCTCGGTGACAGCGTCACTATCGATCTTTCAGTTCTTGGGGGTGCGGATCTGGTAAGCGTCACCTATTTTCTGGAAGGGATTCCCGTAGCGGTGGTTGAGGAAGCGCCTTTTACTAGAAACATCGGGCTCCCTGTGACAGGCACGCTCGAATTTCATGTCGTTGCCCAGTTGAGCGATGGATCAGAGCTCTCCTCTCAGCCCGTACAAATAGACGTGCAGGATATGGTCGCTCCTTCGGGCCTGACCGTATCTAGTTTTCCTTGA
- a CDS encoding phosphoribosyltransferase produces the protein MSEKLYLTANGLLEDSWKLGAKILESGFRPTFMVAVWRGGVPIGMAVQEYLSYHGVETDNIAIRTSAYSCGIDEQKREVNVSGLNYLVKNIQQQDSLLIVDDVFDSGRSIEAIVNELQKRARLNTPQDIRVAVPYYKPHRNLTERVPDYFIHETSSWLKYPHSLEGLTVEEMKFKRPELYEIIERHLQQ, from the coding sequence ATGAGCGAGAAACTCTACTTAACAGCAAACGGCTTGCTAGAGGATTCCTGGAAACTAGGAGCAAAAATCCTCGAGAGCGGCTTTAGACCTACGTTCATGGTCGCGGTCTGGCGTGGCGGCGTGCCGATCGGCATGGCAGTACAAGAGTACCTCAGCTATCACGGAGTTGAAACGGACAATATTGCAATCCGCACATCTGCGTATTCTTGTGGCATTGATGAGCAAAAGCGAGAGGTTAATGTCTCCGGATTAAACTATCTGGTTAAGAATATTCAACAGCAGGACAGCCTGTTGATTGTAGACGACGTCTTTGACAGCGGTCGATCGATCGAGGCTATCGTGAATGAACTGCAGAAAAGAGCTCGCTTGAACACTCCCCAAGATATTCGGGTAGCCGTGCCCTACTATAAACCGCATCGCAATCTCACAGAAAGGGTACCAGACTATTTCATACATGAAACCAGCTCCTGGTTAAAGTACCCACATTCTCTCGAAGGTCTAACGGTAGAAGAAATGAAATTCAAACGACCAGAGCTATATGAGATCATCGAGAGACACCTTCAACAATAG
- a CDS encoding sulfatase-like hydrolase/transferase, giving the protein MNFLSPILKFSFFNLIFSVTASGMPNVLILLTDDQGTLDVNCYGAKDLKTPHMDSLAETGIRFTQAYAHTVCCPSRAALLTGRHPNRGGVQSWLQGDRNGSDAHLGNMDPSEITLAEVLKEAGYETVLFGKWHLGAKVGHGPLDQGFDQHFGHLSGFIDNYTHYFLHGQGYHDLYDDNEEIFRRNEYFPVMIVDEAVEYIGEDREAPFFATVAFNLPHYPEQPLQELKQAYPDLEMPRQSYARVVETVDRQIGRILQKLDETDQREDTIIIFSSDNGHSEENNRGITVGYHNSGYPIGHYYLAHGGGGYTGKWIGHKATFLEGGVRVPMIISYPKELPQGIARDQAITIMDWMPTLMDLIDLPAPRNRLDGHSLLTIIKNANAPTPHPVLHFDWREDWAVREGDWKLIAKKNRQSGEMVYSLHNLADAKPEVKDYASEKPELVAHFKTLHESWAKEVKPR; this is encoded by the coding sequence ATGAATTTCCTATCTCCCATTTTAAAATTTTCATTTTTCAATCTAATATTTTCAGTGACCGCGAGCGGCATGCCAAATGTCCTGATTCTCCTCACCGACGACCAGGGCACGCTCGATGTGAACTGCTACGGAGCCAAGGACCTTAAAACGCCCCACATGGACTCGCTCGCGGAAACGGGTATCCGCTTCACTCAAGCCTATGCCCACACGGTTTGCTGTCCTTCGCGAGCCGCTTTGCTCACCGGTCGCCACCCCAACCGAGGCGGAGTGCAGAGCTGGTTACAGGGCGACCGCAATGGAAGCGACGCCCACCTGGGCAACATGGATCCTTCAGAAATCACCCTCGCTGAGGTTCTGAAGGAAGCCGGCTACGAAACCGTGCTTTTTGGCAAATGGCATCTCGGAGCCAAGGTCGGTCACGGCCCATTAGACCAAGGCTTCGACCAACACTTTGGCCACCTCTCCGGCTTTATAGACAATTACACTCACTACTTCCTACATGGTCAGGGGTATCACGATCTCTATGACGACAACGAGGAAATCTTTCGAAGAAACGAGTATTTCCCGGTCATGATAGTTGACGAAGCCGTTGAATACATCGGCGAAGACCGAGAGGCTCCCTTTTTCGCGACCGTGGCCTTCAACCTCCCCCACTACCCCGAGCAGCCGCTTCAGGAACTCAAACAAGCCTATCCCGATCTCGAAATGCCCCGCCAGTCCTACGCCCGGGTCGTGGAAACCGTCGACCGGCAAATCGGTCGAATCCTCCAGAAACTCGACGAAACCGATCAACGGGAAGACACGATCATCATTTTCAGCAGCGATAATGGCCATTCCGAAGAAAACAACAGAGGCATCACCGTTGGCTACCACAATAGCGGGTACCCAATCGGCCACTACTACTTGGCTCATGGCGGTGGCGGCTATACGGGCAAATGGATCGGTCATAAAGCGACGTTCTTGGAGGGTGGCGTACGCGTGCCTATGATCATCAGCTATCCCAAAGAGCTCCCTCAAGGAATCGCCCGCGACCAAGCGATCACAATTATGGACTGGATGCCCACCCTTATGGATCTCATCGATCTGCCCGCTCCCCGAAACCGTCTCGATGGGCATAGCCTGCTAACCATTATTAAAAACGCCAACGCTCCCACCCCGCATCCCGTGCTACACTTCGACTGGAGAGAGGATTGGGCCGTACGCGAAGGCGATTGGAAACTTATCGCCAAGAAAAACCGTCAAAGCGGCGAAATGGTTTATTCGCTCCACAACCTCGCCGACGCGAAACCAGAGGTAAAAGACTACGCCAGCGAAAAACCCGAGCTCGTTGCCCACTTTAAAACGCTTCACGAATCTTGGGCCAAAGAAGTTAAGCCTAGGTAG
- a CDS encoding sulfatase family protein, with amino-acid sequence MQHSIICLLSLTLSPFSLTVSAEEKPNIILIISDDQGYADLSAMGIRDDVSTPNLDRLASEGTRFRHAYASSPICNTSRCGIITGVYQQRFGMQWYGGPGITDWENPTMAELLKKAGYTNGYVGKVHYGSPNGPGTRNFPLEHGFDEFFGSENARIHYLTHNQDAIDAFDAARANNPEPSNSWGMGPFRDGEKEADMEGMSTEIFGDKARDFINRNKEKPFFLYLSFNAVHNFTHQLPQEYLNKHGLEDYDDWDPAAEPYLDWYYRSRRPNNPDGRAHYLGQLHYLDQEVGRLVDHVNALGIRENTLIIYMGDNGGSRPIYAENTPLRGSKFTLYEGGTRVPLIISQPGSLPEDRISDNVVSAFDLLPTMLSVAGEDVPEFADGIDLIPLLKGNTPELQHDVLHWKTVDEWSVRQGDWKLHTVHGEGAAPVEKVELEQGVFLRNLRTDPSERINFAQQNSEILAKLGGFHRAWIATLPKSLNNVPSANEWAEAPKEK; translated from the coding sequence ATGCAGCATTCAATCATCTGTCTCCTCTCTCTAACCCTATCGCCCTTTTCTCTAACGGTTTCTGCCGAGGAGAAACCAAACATCATTCTAATCATATCGGATGACCAAGGCTATGCGGACCTTTCGGCGATGGGAATCAGGGACGATGTCTCAACGCCGAATCTCGATCGCTTGGCCTCCGAGGGTACTCGCTTCAGACACGCCTATGCCTCCTCGCCGATCTGCAACACCTCCCGCTGCGGCATCATAACGGGGGTCTATCAGCAACGCTTCGGCATGCAATGGTACGGTGGACCGGGTATCACAGACTGGGAAAACCCGACCATGGCTGAACTGTTAAAGAAGGCGGGCTACACCAACGGCTACGTGGGCAAGGTTCACTACGGCTCACCCAACGGTCCCGGAACGCGAAACTTTCCTCTGGAGCACGGCTTCGACGAATTCTTTGGTTCAGAGAACGCTCGTATCCATTACTTGACACACAATCAGGACGCGATCGACGCCTTCGATGCCGCTAGAGCGAACAACCCGGAACCCAGCAATTCTTGGGGAATGGGACCCTTTCGCGATGGAGAGAAAGAAGCCGATATGGAAGGAATGAGTACTGAGATCTTCGGGGATAAGGCCCGCGACTTCATCAATAGAAATAAGGAAAAACCCTTCTTCTTGTATTTATCTTTCAATGCCGTCCACAACTTCACCCATCAGTTACCCCAAGAGTATCTAAATAAACATGGACTAGAGGATTACGATGACTGGGATCCCGCCGCCGAACCTTACCTCGACTGGTACTACCGCTCCCGTCGGCCCAACAATCCAGACGGCCGGGCTCACTACCTCGGACAGCTTCACTACCTCGACCAGGAAGTGGGCCGTCTAGTGGACCACGTAAACGCACTTGGTATCCGGGAAAATACGCTCATAATATACATGGGGGACAACGGCGGATCCCGTCCTATTTATGCAGAGAACACCCCTCTCAGAGGAAGCAAGTTTACCTTGTACGAAGGCGGCACACGCGTCCCGCTAATCATCAGCCAACCGGGCAGTCTCCCGGAGGACCGAATTTCTGATAACGTAGTCAGTGCCTTTGACCTGCTTCCCACCATGCTATCCGTAGCCGGAGAGGACGTTCCCGAATTTGCAGATGGCATCGATCTTATTCCCCTCCTAAAAGGAAATACACCTGAACTCCAACATGATGTGCTTCATTGGAAAACAGTAGACGAATGGTCAGTCAGACAAGGCGACTGGAAATTGCACACCGTCCACGGGGAAGGAGCGGCACCCGTTGAGAAAGTGGAGCTCGAGCAGGGCGTTTTTCTGAGAAATTTGAGAACTGATCCTTCGGAGAGGATCAATTTCGCCCAGCAAAATTCAGAGATCCTCGCAAAGTTGGGAGGGTTTCACCGAGCATGGATAGCAACTCTCCCGAAGAGCTTGAATAACGTACCGTCCGCCAACGAGTGGGCCGAAGCCCCTAAGGAAAAATAG
- a CDS encoding PIG-L deacetylase family protein — protein sequence MSETDTEEKPRILAIGAHPDDCDLKAGGCAILWAQTGSAVQFVSVTNGDAGHHEQSGKELADRRRVEAKAAGKVAGIEYQVLDNPDGKLVPGLEERWELLRLMREFQPDLILTHRPNDYHPDHRYTSQLVQDCSYLVGVPNICPDTPRLEKAPVIAYFSDDFQKPSPFEPDVAVDIDSVMDTKIRMLDCHESQFYEWLPWIDRHGIEMPADPDRRLEALARFARSFSRPSEKARDFLKRHYGDGRGVTVVNAETFEACEYGAEMDGDTIRRLFQIPR from the coding sequence ATGAGTGAAACTGATACAGAAGAGAAACCTCGTATATTGGCCATTGGCGCCCATCCGGATGACTGCGATCTGAAGGCGGGAGGGTGCGCGATTCTGTGGGCCCAAACGGGTTCCGCGGTTCAATTTGTCTCAGTGACCAATGGCGATGCGGGGCATCATGAGCAATCGGGCAAGGAGCTGGCGGATCGTAGAAGGGTGGAAGCAAAAGCGGCCGGCAAGGTCGCTGGTATCGAGTATCAGGTCTTGGATAACCCGGATGGAAAACTCGTTCCGGGGTTAGAGGAGCGCTGGGAGTTGCTTCGGCTGATGCGCGAGTTTCAGCCGGACCTCATTCTAACACATCGCCCCAACGACTATCATCCTGATCATCGCTATACATCACAACTAGTTCAGGACTGTTCGTATTTAGTGGGCGTTCCGAATATCTGTCCGGATACACCTCGTTTAGAAAAAGCACCAGTTATCGCTTATTTTTCGGACGATTTTCAAAAGCCGTCGCCGTTTGAACCCGATGTAGCTGTGGATATCGATTCGGTCATGGATACTAAGATACGAATGCTGGATTGTCACGAGTCACAGTTTTACGAGTGGCTACCTTGGATTGACCGTCATGGAATAGAAATGCCGGCAGACCCCGATCGGCGGTTAGAAGCCCTCGCGCGATTTGCAAGAAGCTTCAGTCGCCCGAGCGAAAAAGCCCGCGATTTCCTCAAACGCCACTATGGCGACGGGCGAGGCGTCACTGTTGTCAACGCCGAGACGTTTGAAGCCTGTGAATATGGGGCTGAGATGGATGGAGATACAATTCGGCGATTGTTTCAGATTCCCCGGTAG
- a CDS encoding sugar phosphate isomerase/epimerase family protein — protein MNAIFNRFKIVHFVVGIAFAGTPSIFAELPANFGKNSLVAWCVAHRWDTADRSPAKRAVMLSELGVGRIAYNWTQQDNPQFEEEILQCQKHGIEYFAFWNENEEAFKLFEKYGLQPQIWKISPSPKIDSQKEKVAAAAKRMMPFAKRAKELGSPFGLYNHLNWGGHPENLIAVCRELHRLGYDNVGIVYNFHHSHEEMDRFSEYLRLMKPYLLCLNLNGMAEKDTLIKGSLENKILPIGSGIYEKAMIQAIIDSGYDGPIGIIGHLPTQDAEKSLRDNLAGLDSILSERKK, from the coding sequence ATGAATGCCATTTTCAACCGATTCAAAATAGTACATTTTGTAGTAGGAATTGCCTTCGCTGGAACCCCTTCCATTTTCGCTGAACTCCCGGCCAATTTTGGGAAGAATAGCCTAGTGGCCTGGTGCGTAGCGCACCGTTGGGATACCGCGGACCGCAGCCCGGCAAAACGAGCCGTAATGCTTTCGGAACTGGGAGTGGGACGCATCGCCTACAACTGGACCCAACAAGATAATCCTCAGTTTGAAGAAGAAATCCTGCAGTGCCAAAAACACGGCATCGAGTACTTCGCCTTTTGGAACGAAAACGAAGAGGCCTTTAAGCTCTTCGAGAAATACGGGCTTCAGCCTCAGATTTGGAAGATCAGCCCCTCGCCCAAGATAGATTCGCAGAAAGAAAAAGTCGCTGCAGCCGCCAAACGAATGATGCCGTTTGCCAAACGGGCCAAAGAACTGGGTTCCCCATTCGGCCTCTATAATCATCTCAACTGGGGAGGACACCCGGAGAACCTGATTGCGGTTTGCCGCGAACTGCACCGTTTGGGATATGACAACGTCGGCATCGTCTACAATTTCCATCACAGCCACGAAGAGATGGACCGGTTTTCTGAATACCTTCGTTTGATGAAACCCTATCTCCTTTGCCTCAACCTAAATGGTATGGCCGAAAAGGATACTCTCATCAAAGGATCCCTAGAAAACAAAATCCTCCCTATTGGCTCTGGAATTTACGAGAAGGCTATGATCCAAGCGATCATTGATTCTGGATACGATGGCCCTATCGGAATAATAGGTCACCTCCCCACTCAGGATGCAGAAAAAAGTCTCCGAGATAATCTTGCCGGACTTGATTCCATCTTGTCTGAACGCAAAAAGTGA
- a CDS encoding enolase C-terminal domain-like protein: MGGFGPLLGLIEMGKGKIEVSPHNPSGPVSTAASLHAAALYPENVKSLEYAFDAARTRKAYGERVEDGNLYLRDKPGWGIKVEN; this comes from the coding sequence GTGGGAGGATTTGGCCCGTTGCTTGGATTGATCGAAATGGGCAAGGGAAAGATCGAAGTCTCGCCCCACAATCCTTCCGGCCCTGTGTCCACAGCAGCCAGTCTACATGCAGCCGCTTTGTATCCAGAAAATGTGAAGTCACTTGAATATGCGTTTGATGCCGCACGAACCCGCAAAGCGTACGGGGAACGCGTGGAGGACGGAAACTTGTACCTTAGAGACAAGCCCGGCTGGGGAATCAAAGTCGAGAATTAG
- a CDS encoding DMT family transporter has protein sequence MLNHSITAKAAVAAIILSILWGGNTPAIKIALEGVPPLALAGVRFIMGALTVLAWVLWSHIPLQPNRKERQLLFFLLILLVLQIYTLHAGTDLTLAAHAGIFVLTAPLFVTLLAHFFLPGDRLNSYKIAGLSLSFAGILVIFGEGFLTSATDYLIGDAIVILSGFLLGARLVFTKTLTQSIHPARLLFWQATLSVPIFFVLSFIFEDLDSIYLDTRIVLSIVYQGVVVAGLCFIFWTLLLHRYNASRLSVFGFVSPISGVVISHFLLGEPITNALIIGGLLVAAGIGVVNFRGLGDSTN, from the coding sequence ATGCTGAATCATTCCATTACAGCCAAAGCGGCGGTTGCTGCAATAATCCTCAGCATCCTTTGGGGTGGGAATACTCCCGCGATCAAGATCGCCCTGGAGGGAGTCCCGCCTCTCGCGCTTGCTGGGGTCCGGTTCATCATGGGCGCGTTGACCGTTCTGGCTTGGGTGCTGTGGTCACACATCCCGCTCCAGCCCAATCGCAAGGAGCGACAGCTTCTCTTCTTCCTTCTTATCCTACTTGTCCTTCAAATCTATACCCTCCACGCCGGTACCGATTTAACTCTCGCCGCCCACGCGGGGATTTTTGTGTTAACGGCTCCTTTGTTCGTTACGCTCCTTGCCCATTTTTTCCTCCCAGGAGATAGGCTCAACTCCTACAAAATCGCAGGTTTGTCTCTGTCATTCGCGGGTATCCTAGTAATTTTCGGAGAAGGATTTCTGACCTCAGCGACGGACTATCTTATCGGGGACGCCATTGTCATTCTTAGCGGATTTCTTCTGGGAGCTCGCCTAGTTTTCACAAAGACACTTACTCAGTCCATTCACCCTGCTCGACTTTTGTTTTGGCAGGCGACCCTCAGCGTTCCCATATTTTTCGTCCTAAGTTTTATCTTTGAGGACCTCGATTCCATCTACTTGGATACGAGAATAGTGCTCTCCATCGTCTACCAAGGTGTGGTAGTCGCTGGATTGTGCTTTATCTTTTGGACCCTGCTGCTCCATCGATACAATGCCAGTAGATTGAGCGTGTTTGGTTTTGTATCCCCAATTTCGGGAGTCGTCATCAGTCACTTCCTGCTGGGGGAACCCATAACCAACGCTTTGATCATCGGAGGGTTGCTCGTTGCCGCGGGTATAGGGGTCGTCAATTTTCGAGGACTGGGCGACTCCACTAACTAG
- a CDS encoding DUF1330 domain-containing protein: MSAYIVVRVNMSNPIAYGQYMRHTPRLINRFGGRFIVRGGELEMLEGEEETVRLAVIEFPSMDDAKRFYRSEEYQAVKHLREGAGEVQSYAIDGYAKEEWDSALEASKSLSL; encoded by the coding sequence ATGTCAGCCTACATTGTGGTTCGTGTAAATATGAGCAATCCTATCGCGTATGGACAATACATGCGCCACACGCCTCGATTAATCAATCGGTTTGGAGGACGTTTTATTGTTCGCGGAGGCGAGCTAGAGATGTTGGAGGGTGAAGAGGAAACGGTTCGATTGGCGGTGATCGAGTTTCCGTCTATGGATGATGCGAAACGTTTTTACCGATCGGAGGAGTACCAAGCGGTAAAGCACTTGCGTGAAGGGGCTGGAGAGGTGCAATCATATGCTATTGATGGATACGCGAAGGAGGAATGGGATAGTGCGTTGGAAGCCAGTAAATCTCTTAGCCTATGA